A single region of the Thioalkalivibrio nitratireducens DSM 14787 genome encodes:
- the argH gene encoding argininosuccinate lyase, which produces MPQESRPDAPANPAAKLWGGRFSEATDAFVEAFTASVGFDRRLYAQDIAGSIAHATMLADVGVLTQAEAEAIRSGLEEIRAEIEADRFDWSVAREDVHMNIEARLIDKIGETGKKLHTGRSRNDQVATDIRLWLRDAIDALLVQLRLYQRGLLDLAEREHATVMPGFTHLQTAQPVTFGHHMMAWYEMLERDAERLTDCRSRVNRLPLGAAALAGTGYPLDREMTARLLGFEGICRNSLDAVSDRDFAIEFTASAALIMMHLSRQAEELILWTSAQFAFIDLPDRYCTGSSIMPQKKNPDVPELVRGKTGRVYGHLMALLTLMKGQPLAYNKDNQEDKEPLFDTVDTLAGSLRAFADMVPNLRVNADQLLQATRRGFATATDLADYLVGKGLAFRDAHEVVGRAVWLASQRGCDLADLELDELRGFDARIGPEVYELLTPEGSAAARDLPGGTAPAQVLARIAEAREHLARVAPAT; this is translated from the coding sequence ATGCCCCAGGAATCCCGTCCCGACGCGCCGGCCAACCCCGCTGCCAAACTCTGGGGAGGCCGTTTCAGCGAGGCTACCGATGCCTTCGTGGAAGCCTTCACCGCCTCGGTCGGCTTCGACCGGCGCCTCTATGCGCAGGACATTGCCGGCTCGATCGCCCACGCGACGATGCTGGCCGACGTCGGCGTGCTGACCCAAGCCGAGGCCGAGGCCATCCGCTCCGGACTCGAGGAAATACGGGCCGAAATCGAGGCGGACCGGTTCGACTGGTCGGTCGCCCGCGAAGACGTGCACATGAACATCGAGGCACGGCTGATCGACAAGATCGGCGAGACCGGGAAGAAGCTCCACACCGGCCGCTCGCGCAACGACCAGGTGGCCACCGATATCCGCCTGTGGCTGCGCGACGCGATCGATGCGCTGCTGGTCCAGTTGCGGCTCTACCAGCGCGGCCTGCTGGATCTTGCCGAGCGCGAGCATGCGACCGTCATGCCGGGCTTCACGCACCTGCAGACCGCCCAACCGGTCACTTTCGGCCACCACATGATGGCCTGGTACGAGATGCTGGAACGCGACGCCGAGCGCCTGACCGACTGCCGGAGCCGGGTGAATCGTCTGCCGCTGGGTGCGGCCGCGCTGGCGGGTACCGGCTATCCGCTCGACCGCGAGATGACCGCGCGCCTGCTCGGCTTCGAAGGGATCTGCCGCAACTCGCTGGACGCGGTCAGTGACCGCGACTTCGCGATCGAATTCACCGCGAGCGCGGCGCTGATCATGATGCACCTGTCGCGCCAGGCCGAGGAACTGATCCTATGGACCAGCGCGCAGTTCGCGTTCATCGACCTGCCGGATCGCTACTGCACCGGCTCCTCAATCATGCCGCAGAAGAAAAACCCGGACGTGCCGGAACTGGTGCGTGGGAAGACCGGCCGCGTCTATGGGCACCTGATGGCGCTGCTGACGCTGATGAAGGGCCAGCCACTCGCCTACAACAAGGACAACCAGGAAGACAAGGAACCGCTGTTCGACACCGTCGACACCCTGGCCGGCAGCCTGCGCGCGTTTGCGGACATGGTGCCGAACCTGCGGGTGAATGCAGACCAACTGCTGCAGGCGACCCGCCGCGGCTTTGCCACCGCCACCGACCTCGCCGACTACCTGGTCGGCAAGGGACTGGCGTTCCGCGATGCGCACGAAGTGGTCGGGCGCGCGGTCTGGCTGGCGTCGCAGCGCGGCTGCGACCTCGCGGACCTGGAACTCGATGAGTTGCGCGGCTTCGATGCCCGGATCGGCCCGGAGGTGTACGAGCTGCTTACCCCCGAGGGTTCCGCTGCCGCGCGCGACCTGCCCGGTGGAACCGCCCCCGCACAGGTTCTGGCGCGGATCGCCGAGGCCCGGGAACACCTCGCGCGAGTCGCACCGGCAACCTGA